A region from the Citrobacter telavivensis genome encodes:
- a CDS encoding MFS transporter encodes MNLKLQLKILSFLQFCLWGSWLTTLGSYMFVTLKFDGASIGAVYSSLGIAAVLMPTLLGIVADKWLSAKWVYAICHVVGAITLFIAAEVTTPGAMFFVILLNSLAYMPTLGLINTISYYRLQNAGMDIITDFPPIRIWGTIGFIVAMWAVSFSGFELSHMQLYIGAALSVVLVLFTLTLPHIPVANQQKNQSWTSMLGLDAFALFKNKRMAIFFIFSMMLGAELQITNMFGNTFLHSFDNNPLFSGSFIVEHASVMMSISQISETLFILTIPFFLSRYGIKNVMLISIVAWMLRFGLFAYGDPSPFGTVLLVLSMIVYGCAFDFFNISGSVFVEKEVRPEIRASAQGMFLMMTNGFGCILGGVVSGKVVEYYTLNGITDWQTVWLIFAGYSLVLAFAFVALFKYKHVRVPTGTQTVAH; translated from the coding sequence ATGAATCTTAAGCTGCAGCTGAAAATACTCTCTTTTCTGCAGTTCTGCCTGTGGGGAAGTTGGCTGACAACCCTCGGATCCTATATGTTTGTCACCCTCAAATTTGACGGTGCTTCTATTGGTGCAGTCTACAGTTCACTGGGGATCGCGGCGGTTCTGATGCCGACGCTTTTGGGTATTGTGGCGGACAAGTGGCTCAGTGCAAAATGGGTCTACGCCATCTGTCACGTGGTGGGCGCGATAACGCTGTTCATCGCCGCCGAAGTCACCACGCCGGGAGCGATGTTCTTCGTCATCCTGCTTAACTCGCTGGCGTATATGCCAACGCTTGGGCTTATCAACACCATTTCCTATTATCGCTTGCAGAACGCAGGCATGGACATTATCACCGACTTCCCGCCGATTCGTATCTGGGGCACCATCGGTTTTATCGTCGCCATGTGGGCCGTGAGTTTCTCCGGCTTCGAACTGAGCCATATGCAACTGTATATTGGCGCCGCGCTCTCTGTGGTACTGGTGCTGTTTACGTTGACCCTGCCGCACATCCCGGTGGCGAATCAGCAGAAGAATCAAAGCTGGACCTCAATGCTGGGTCTGGATGCTTTCGCGCTGTTTAAGAACAAGCGCATGGCGATCTTCTTCATCTTCTCGATGATGCTCGGCGCAGAACTGCAAATTACCAACATGTTCGGGAACACCTTCCTGCACAGCTTCGATAACAACCCGCTGTTCTCTGGAAGCTTTATCGTTGAGCACGCGTCGGTGATGATGTCGATCTCGCAGATCTCCGAAACGCTGTTCATCCTGACCATTCCGTTCTTCCTGAGCCGTTACGGTATCAAGAACGTGATGCTGATCAGTATCGTAGCGTGGATGTTGCGCTTCGGCCTGTTCGCCTACGGTGACCCGAGCCCGTTTGGTACCGTACTGCTGGTTCTGTCGATGATTGTCTATGGCTGCGCCTTCGACTTCTTCAACATCTCCGGTTCGGTGTTCGTTGAGAAAGAAGTTCGCCCCGAAATTCGCGCCAGTGCGCAGGGCATGTTCCTGATGATGACCAACGGCTTCGGCTGTATCCTCGGCGGCGTGGTGAGCGGGAAAGTGGTGGAGTATTACACTCTGAACGGCATTACCGACTGGCAAACCGTGTGGCTGATTTTTGCCGGCTACTCGCTGGTTCTGGCCTTTGCCTTCGTGGCGCTGTTTAAGTACAAACACGTTCGCGTACCGACCGGCACGCAGACCGTCGCACATTAA
- the mltC gene encoding membrane-bound lytic murein transglycosylase MltC, with protein sequence MKKFLALAVIAPLLISCSSSTKKGDSYNEAWVKDTNGFDILMGQFAHNIENLWGYQEVLIAGPKDYVKYTDQYQTRSHINFDDGTITVETIAGTEPAAHLRRAIIKTLLMGDDPTSVDLYSDVDDIQISREPFLYGQVLDHTGQPIRWEGRATNFADYLLQTRMKSRSNGIRMIFSVTINLVPNHLDKRAHKYLGMVRKASHKYGIDESLILAIMQTESSFNPYAVSRSDALGLMQVVQHTAGKDVYRSQGRSGTPSRSELFDPASNIDTGTAYLAMLNNVYLGGIDNPTSRRYAVITAYNGGAGSVLRVFSSDKVQAATIINSMTPGDVYQTLTTRHPSSESRRYLYKVNSAQKTYRRN encoded by the coding sequence ATGAAAAAATTTCTCGCGCTTGCCGTTATTGCGCCGTTGCTCATCTCCTGTTCCAGCTCGACCAAAAAAGGCGATTCTTATAACGAAGCCTGGGTCAAGGATACCAACGGTTTTGACATTCTCATGGGGCAGTTTGCCCACAACATTGAGAATCTGTGGGGTTATCAGGAAGTGCTGATCGCCGGTCCGAAGGACTACGTGAAGTACACCGATCAATATCAGACCCGCAGCCATATCAACTTTGACGACGGGACCATAACCGTTGAGACCATCGCCGGGACGGAGCCTGCGGCGCATTTACGTCGCGCCATTATTAAAACGCTGCTGATGGGTGACGATCCCACCTCTGTCGACCTCTACTCTGACGTCGATGACATTCAGATCTCCAGAGAACCGTTCTTGTACGGTCAGGTGCTCGATCACACGGGACAACCCATCCGCTGGGAAGGCCGGGCCACGAACTTCGCCGATTACCTGCTGCAAACGCGGATGAAAAGCCGCAGCAACGGGATCCGTATGATTTTCAGCGTGACGATTAACCTGGTGCCGAACCACCTGGATAAACGTGCGCATAAGTACCTCGGCATGGTGCGCAAGGCGTCCCATAAATATGGCATTGATGAGTCGCTGATTCTGGCGATTATGCAGACGGAGTCGTCCTTCAACCCGTACGCCGTGAGCCGTTCCGATGCGCTGGGTCTGATGCAGGTGGTTCAGCATACCGCCGGGAAAGACGTTTATCGCTCGCAGGGCCGCTCCGGTACGCCGAGCCGCAGTGAACTGTTCGATCCGGCCAGCAATATTGATACCGGCACCGCATATCTGGCGATGCTCAATAATGTCTATCTGGGCGGAATCGATAATCCCACCTCGCGACGCTATGCGGTAATCACCGCCTACAACGGCGGGGCGGGCAGCGTACTGCGCGTCTTCTCCAGTGATAAAGTGCAGGCCGCGACGATCATCAACAGCATGACGCCAGGGGATGTGTACCAGACGTTAACCACGCGTCATCCCTCTTCTGAATCGCGCCGCTACCTGTATAAAGTCAATTCCGCGCAAAAAACCTATCGGCGGAACTGA